From Bosea sp. NBC_00550, the proteins below share one genomic window:
- the ribD gene encoding bifunctional diaminohydroxyphosphoribosylaminopyrimidine deaminase/5-amino-6-(5-phosphoribosylamino)uracil reductase RibD, with product MRQALAYGARGLGTTATNPSVGAIITRDTPDGPVVVARGHTQPGGRPHGEAHAFSRARAASMGGTLYVTLEPCSHRSVRGGIPCVEHTILSGVKRVVSAMADPNPFIAGLGHALLRTAGIEVTVGVLEEEARQAHRGYLTRITQGRPMVTFKIARTADGYAGGAGGVPLAVSSPVAGGWVHLQRAHHDVIMLGIGSVLADDPQLTVRLPGMIRRSPIRVILDTHLRLPLTSKLVRTAHEVPVWVIAAETAPVEPEQALVAAGVEVMRVSMAPDGHLDLGEALTLLGTRGINRVFSEGGPRIGEKLALAGLADEVIVSTSPKTLGQPGIVAVRPGLAARLADPDLYGLVETGMIGQDRFEHFTRRG from the coding sequence ATGCGCCAGGCACTCGCCTATGGCGCGCGTGGCCTCGGCACGACCGCGACGAACCCCTCAGTCGGCGCCATCATCACGCGCGACACGCCGGATGGCCCCGTGGTCGTCGCGCGGGGCCATACCCAGCCCGGAGGCCGCCCCCATGGCGAGGCGCATGCCTTCTCGCGGGCGCGCGCGGCCTCGATGGGCGGCACGCTCTACGTCACGCTCGAACCCTGCTCGCATCGCTCGGTGCGCGGCGGTATCCCTTGTGTCGAGCACACCATCCTCTCCGGCGTGAAGCGCGTGGTCTCGGCGATGGCCGACCCGAACCCCTTCATCGCCGGGCTCGGCCATGCCCTCCTGCGCACGGCCGGTATCGAGGTCACGGTCGGCGTGCTGGAGGAGGAGGCGCGGCAGGCGCATCGCGGCTATCTCACGCGCATCACGCAGGGACGGCCGATGGTGACCTTCAAGATCGCCCGGACCGCCGACGGCTATGCCGGCGGGGCGGGGGGAGTTCCGCTTGCCGTATCGAGCCCGGTCGCAGGCGGCTGGGTTCATCTCCAGCGCGCGCATCACGATGTCATCATGCTCGGCATCGGCTCGGTTCTCGCGGACGACCCGCAGCTCACCGTCCGCCTGCCCGGCATGATCAGGCGATCGCCGATCCGCGTCATCCTGGACACGCATCTGCGCCTGCCGTTGACCTCGAAGCTCGTCCGCACGGCCCATGAGGTCCCCGTCTGGGTGATCGCGGCCGAGACTGCGCCGGTCGAGCCGGAGCAGGCGCTTGTCGCGGCCGGCGTCGAGGTCATGCGGGTTTCGATGGCCCCCGACGGCCATCTCGACCTGGGCGAGGCCCTGACGCTGCTCGGCACGCGCGGCATCAACCGCGTCTTCTCCGAAGGCGGGCCGCGTATCGGCGAGAAGCTCGCGCTCGCAGGGCTGGCGGATGAGGTCATCGTCTCGACGTCCCCGAAAACGCTGGGGCAGCCCGGCATCGTTGCAGTGCGTCCGGGGCTTGCCGCTCGGCTTGCCGACCCCGATCTATACGGCCTTGTCGAGACCGGCATGATCGGTCAGGACCGTTTCGAGCATTTCACGAGGAGAGGCTGA
- the nrdR gene encoding transcriptional regulator NrdR: protein MRCPYCGSLDTQVKDSRPTDDHASIRRRRVCPDCGGRFTTFERVQLRELTVVKRSGRRAPFDRDKLETSIAHALRKRPVAPERIERMVNGIVRQLESSGEAEIQSSAIGELVMEGLKGLDDVAYVRFASVYKNFREAKDFEELLGQLGTIEEEGVSAPPPRADD, encoded by the coding sequence ATGCGCTGTCCCTATTGCGGCTCCCTCGACACGCAGGTGAAGGACTCCCGTCCCACCGACGACCACGCGTCGATCCGCCGCCGCCGGGTCTGCCCCGATTGCGGCGGCCGCTTCACCACCTTCGAGCGCGTGCAGCTGCGCGAGCTCACTGTCGTGAAGCGCTCGGGCCGGCGCGCCCCCTTCGACCGCGACAAGCTGGAGACCTCGATTGCGCACGCGCTGCGCAAGCGCCCGGTCGCGCCGGAACGCATCGAGCGCATGGTCAATGGCATCGTGCGCCAGCTCGAAAGCTCCGGTGAGGCCGAGATCCAGAGCTCGGCCATCGGCGAGCTGGTGATGGAGGGGCTGAAAGGCCTCGACGACGTCGCCTATGTCCGCTTCGCCTCGGTCTACAAGAACTTCCGCGAGGCCAAGGACTTCGAGGAACTGCTCGGCCAGCTCGGCACCATCGAGGAGGAGGGCGTCTCCGCCCCGCCGCCCCGCGCCGATGACTGA